The genomic segment TTGAAAGATCCGACGCGACGGGGTTTTCCATTTCTGAATGAAAGTGAGAAGTTCAAACACGGTGGTATGACCTAAAATGGCACAATCCACCTTGCCGTCTTCGTTCACTCTCCACACATAATCGCCTTCCCGAAATAGATATATTCCCTCTTCACATGATCGACGAATGGTCATTGTGTCGTTCAGCTCTTGTCTCTCCTTTAGAAACCGTAGGCCACAGAATTCTCTGAAAAATTGACGCAGTGAGAATTACAGACTTCTTTATTCGCAAAAGATATCAGCCGACAAAAATGTTCACGCCCAGTGGAGCGCAAATATCCAGCACCATAAAACCGATATGGAAGGGTGGGCAATACGTCATTCCACCTGACAAGTTGAATCGGGAGCATGGAAGTCGTGAGAGATGGCATGGTTGGGGATTGAAAGGATTTTTTATAGGGTTTTGCCTATGGTCGCCATAACCAATACAAAGAAACCACTCCCAACAAACTTACGCAACTGATGATGATGAGTAAAATACCTTCCATGGTGTTGCCTCTCTATTTGGTCAGTCGGCTGTCACCCGTTCCTGATTCCAATTAAAAGCAACCTTGATGCCGTTGGTCGTAGAGTTGATTCTGCCCAACCGGGAATGCAACCTAAATAATTAATTTTAATGAGAAAAGCAAAGAGAGAATACACCATAGGTCCCGGAAATCTTCGGCCGGTGTTATGTGGGGAAGTAACGAAAGGGGTACATGCCGTAAACATTGGTGGCAGATATGAATATACCGGCCGTTTCTAGTCCGATTAATGAAATGGGAAAAAGGGAGAGTATTTCCTATCCGGCACCTAAATAAGTGACGAATCTGCTGTCTTAGAAACCCATGACGAAAGCCTGTTTAAAAAGAATCTGCCTACTTCTACCAGTGAGTGGAGGAAAGCCTGCCGTTTATCCGCAAGCCACCCCTCGAATTTCTCGATGGGATTGTAATAGCGGGATAATTAGGAAATCGAGGCTGTTTTTTATCGCGGTGAATCAAACTCGTTTCGAAAAAAAACATCCCACCAGTAACAATTAGGCCAGATCGCACAACAATTCCTTGCCCGACTCGCCCCGCCGGACAACACGAACTGGGAGCGTTGCTCCCAACTCTCCCACTGTTCCCCCGGCAAACTCATTTTCCAATATTCCGTGTTGACAGATTACATGCCGGCATAGGAGTCCCAATACATCTCGCTCCATCTTTCCTCCTCGATTCCTTCTCCCGTGACGGCACCATTGGCATAATCCAAAATAAAGGATTGGTTTCCTCCGCTGTCTCCCAAATTTGGGCGTTGAGAAGTCCGCTGAGGCGGTACCCGGCGAAGTGGAAGGGTTCATATTCGTTGAATGTTCCATAAAGACATTGTTGCTTTGCATGTCGCAGAAGTTCCACAAGGGATTCCAGCCGCTTACCCATTGCCATCAGGAAGGCTAAGTAATGGCTATTACGTTTTTTTCTGAACGGATGCGCCAGGGATGCCGTTTGGGGGGCGTCGGTGTTGGTGCTTGACATGCCATCAATCAAAAATATCTTGATGAAGCTCTATTTCTTATGCGTCTCCGGTCTCGTGCTCTCTCAAAGGCAATTCGGGAGTAAGGAGAGTCTTGCCTGCCTCGTAAAAGACAGAGGGTTCACCGGGCCTGACTCTTTGTTCCTCTGCCTGCCAATTGAACCTCGAAGAATGGCTGGATTTATTATTTAACAAAGACGCTCACACTCCCATTGATGACTTTCCCTCCGGAGACTGAGCTTCCGACGACTGCAAGAGGCTGGGTGCCGTCATTTAATTTTATTTGTGGAGCTTTAATTCTTATTTTGCCTGCGCCTTCAGCCGTGACATCTTTCTGGCTTTGTAAGGACATGTCTTTTCCGCTTGTGAGGGTCAAATCATCTCCAGCGGTCAGATTGATTTTTTTTGAAGAAATCATGGCCAGATTGTTTTGGGCGTTGATGGTCAGATTCGCCGCCTGTATGGTCGCCCCGTTTTGTGTAACCTGGACAACCGATCGGAGAGCGTTCACCTGGGCTTGGAGGCCGGCAACCTGTTGTTGAAGAGCCATGATTTGTTTGTAGAGATAATCCGGTGTCAATTGAAGTTGCGGAATGGTCCCTCCCCGTTGTGGGGCCATGGAGGGTGGTTGGACCTTTCCCATGTTCGGCTCAGCGGCAATAGCGAATGAAATATGAGAAATGAACAGAATACTTGCAAGGGACATAAACATTTTTCGCATGAAAGACCTCCTTTGGTTTCAACAGACTGCCCTTTGAAGAAAGGCGGTGTGTTGTTTGAGGATGAAAATCTGTTTGGTGAGCTGGGGATTTGCTGCGTGTGCAAGGGATGAGGTCGGAAATAGCAACATGAATGTCGAAAGGATCAGAATAATCATGGAGTTTCCTTAGCTGATCGTCTTGTATCTCAAGTCTGACGATGTGGACGTTCTTGTGGGGTTTGTCGTACCAATGAGGCTCATGGTTCACACCTGCTGGTTGGTTGACTCTGATGAACGGGAAAAATCTGTTGCAAGTGTACCGATGCCAGGCAAAAAAAGTAAGAAAATGGCTGATTTTGTTGACCGTTATGGGGAATTTTCCCGACAACCAGTTAGGGCTACGTACCTTTGGTTACAGGTAAATGACTGGAAGTAAACCGGGGAGGGAGTCCGCTTTGGAAGGAAAAATCCCTCAATCCCGCACTATGAGTTTTTTCTAGGGAAGAGGAAGGTGGGCACGATCCTGTCTGGCCGGCGGGAGAAGACCAACTTGTTCAAAAAGATTGGCTCGCTGGGTGAGAGCTCGAACATCGTTGGGATCGGTGTGAAGGCGTTCTGATAAGGCCCAGATGGCGTCATACCAAAGCCCTGCTTCAAGTAATGGTTCCGTGGGAGTCGCATTAATGGATGGGAGATTGGCAAGATTTGCTACATTGGCCGAAGGCGAGACTCGCATAATCCATCCGTTGGTTGTATGGCTTTCTCCTGGGTTCAGGCCCTGAAGAACGATTTTCAATTGATAGGTCGTATTGAGTTGGAGCCTGATCCCATAATCCTTCAGGTCTACTTTATGAATGCCAGGCCGAATAGGAGGGAGCATGCGGACATCGAGCAGAATTTGTGTATTCCCCTCATCCATAATCATGACATCCACGGGTTGCGACGTCAGTTGGGCAATAAACCAAAAAAGAGCGGGCTGTTCAAACATTGTCAATCCAATATGGTCCGGGGATAAGACAGACAGGTACAACGGGTCTTTTCCCGGTTCCTGCTCATCCACGACAACCCGTGTGCCTTGGGCAGAAACCTGAGGGGCATGATACGGGAAGAAGGTATCTAAACTCTTCGTCATGGCAGAAGAATCACCAGTGGGCAGGGCCAAAGTAGCCGGAATATTCTCTTGCATTGATGGAGGTGACGTAGGGACAGGAGGGGGAACACTCTCTGCAGCTTCAGGCACTTGAGTCAATGGGGCTAGAGGAGGGGGTGAGACCACGGCGATTTTCGGTGGTTCGACAGGAGCCTTCGTTGATCCTCGGGCCTCCAGGCGAATTCCACCCGGTAATAGGAGTTCAATTAAGACCTCTTCGTTCTTTTGGGGCCGAGTGAGCGCCATGGGAGAAAACAATTCGTATTGCTCGTGAGTGAGAGATTCTGCCTGAATGGTGAGACCGGGTTTATCCCCTTCAGGGATGACCCGCATTGTAGATGGTCCGGCTTGTTCAATGAAATATTTTCCGGGTTCTATGGTGATGGGAGTGCCATCGGGAGAAGAAAAGTGGAGTGCACGGCTCAAGACCACATTCGGAGGGGCAGCCCAAAGCAGCGCGGTAGGCAGACTCACCAGATACCACAATAGGCCAAGCCTGAGAAAGGAGAGTATGTTCACAAACGTATCGTTAGAATACGGTAAAAATAGAATTTCAAGGCTCTACCTTACGGGAATTGTAAAAGATTGTGCAATCCGAAGCATGCGAGAATCCACTTGGAATGAAGGTGTGACCGTGTAATTTCTGAGATCAGTCCCAGAAATGGGAAGGCTGGTAATTCTACATGAATTGATAGCAATCGGCCGAGCCATATTTGACCTCGGACGATATCGTTTACCTCAAGAATACTTCTGTTGTTAGTCGGCCTCATTCAATAATTGCATCGTCGTCAGGTTGTTACTTTCTGCTTTCGGAACAGACCGATTGAGAGCAATGTGGTCAAAGGAAGCCCAACATTTTCTGAGATAAATGATATTTTCCTAAGACTCCGAGAAAATATTTTCCTGAGAGGTTGGTAGATTCTAGTGCTGTGGAGGAGGCTGTTGAATGTCACTCGGGTAGAGTGCTCAAACTTTGTTACCCAAAACCCAGTCCATGGGGGATGGCTGGATACATTACTTGTACGAAGAAGATTAAACGAGTTTCCTTGAGGGGAGCATCCTATTTCTTAAGATTTTCCTCCTCCGTGGTCGGCTCGATTGAGTTCGGACCGGAGATGGATGAACGTCGGCGATTTTGTTGCTTTTCTTCAGGAATGGGTATCCGGGGTTCCCATTCCTCGACCAACCCTGCCGTTCCGCGTTGTCCCCAAGTGGACAGGCTAATAGTGGAATTTTTTCTTAGACCGGTAACCATGAAATTTTTCTCCAGATTGTAAAAAGTAAATAATCCAAACCGGCGTCTATTAAATGACTCTTCCTGTGGGGTTTTCCCTTCAAAAATGAATCTTAAATGGGGAATTTTGAAGAAAATCCCATATAGAGAATTAAACAGCAATTTAGATGCCATGTCAAAATCGGGTCTTTATATCAGGGCTCCTAGCAATGATTTGAGCAATGGAGGCAGTGAATTGGGGGGCTTCTCGTGTGAGTGGGACTTTGTTTCTTTGAGAAAGATGCATGTATCCATTGAGATACATGACCGATGAACTACGCAAGGAGAGTGCCGGATTGATTGGGCATTGTGATGCATTGAAAATGGGCTATTGGGGGGGCAATTTGTCTCAAGGGATCAGGTGTCCTGAGGTGTGTCATGAGACAAAGAAGATGGGACAGGAAAGGTGTTGAAAACAATGAGGAAAATCGCAATTGCAAAGAAAAGACCGGGCACAAATGGGTGCTATCCGTCAGTTCGAATTGATCCTCCTGCAGATAATGGTGAGATCCCGTCGTCCAAAATTGGAGACTTTTGGGGGAGTGAATTTCCTCCTCAAAAAATGAGAGGGGTTTTTTGAACGTTCATGGTAGGCTACCTGCAATCTCTTAAGCAATTGGTTTCAGGCGGCCATGTCCGCTGCGGTCGAAAGAGATATGGAAAAGCTGCAAGATACTATAAATCAAAAAATTCCATTGGTGAGTATTGTTATACCCGTCTACAACGAACGGAATACGATTGAGACGATTGTCGGCCGTGTGCAAAAGGTGGAAATTCTGAAAGAACTAATCATTGTGGATGACGGGTCCACGGATGGAACTCTGGAATGGCTCTCCGAGCAGTTCGGTCAGGGGGCTATCGAGAGCGAAGGAAGCCAGAAAGAATTCCGTGAATCATGTGCCGGTTGTTCTCGTGTCAGGGTGTTGGCTCACCAACACAATCAAGGAAAAGGCGCAGCCCTGAAAACGGGATTTCGGCAGGTTCGAGGGAGCATCGTAATCGTGCAGGACGCTGATTTGGAATATAGTCCAGAGGATTATCATCGTCTCTTGGAGCCAGTGATAACAGGCCGGACCGATGTTGTTTACGGATCCCGGTTTTTGGGGGGATGGAAAGGGAGTTGGCCACCGGTCTCCTATCTGGGTAACAAGATTTTCACCACGTTAACCAATGCTGCGACGGGGTTATCGTTGACGGATGTATGGACCGGTTACAAAGTGTTTAAACAGGAAGTCTTGAGCGATATCTCGCTCGAAGAATCAGGATTCGAATTGGAGTTGGAGCTCACACTGAAAGTGGCTCAAAAGAATTGGCGAGTGACAGAGGTGCCGATTTCTTATTTACCCAGAAGTAAGGCGGACGGGAAAAAAATCCGCTGGAGAGATGGGATTCAGTCCATCAAAACGCTGTATCGATATTCTCACACTTCATAACTCGAAACTCGTCGGGTTGCTTTTTCTGGAAACCACAGTTTTCGCCTGCATCAAAATTTTGAGGGTCACCGCATTTCTCATTGCGGGAGGTCCTCAGGGACAACTCGCCGAGTACGGTATCTGAGCGTGATGGGGCTCGCCCATGGGAGTTGAATGATCACGACAATGAAAGGTGAAGGTTACCAAATATTGCCGGCTCCAGGGGTATAGCTTTTGGCGATGACCGTGGTGGTCATCATGGTGTCGGCTTTAAGAATTCCATGGATGCCGGTAATTGCGGTGTTCACATTTACAGTGCTACCCGAGAGGTTCAGATTTCCTCCTGCGGCAATTTTGAGAGTGCCCGGTGCCTGAATGGTGACGGTGCCTGATGAATTGACGGAAATCACTTGTTTGAGTTGGGTGATGAGTTGTGCCTGAGCGGCGACCTGTTTTTGGAGAGACGCCACAATTTGCTCCAATGTCGCCAGTTTCGAAAAAATTGTCGTGAATTTTTGATCAGCGGTCGGGAATGCTTTTGTAACAGGTTCGCGCCCTGACGGCGAAAGGATTTTTCTCGTTGAGGGGGGCGAAATGCGATCTTGACTTCTTTGGTTGGCATCTTCGGCAAGACCGGAGGTAAACAAGCCGAAAAGGATGACAACATGTAGTGCCGTGACCAAAATGGAAAAATTTCTATCTTTCATAATTGACACCCCTTTCGCTTATACAATCCGGTGATTGAGAAAATTGGCCCGGCTTCCT from the Nitrospiraceae bacterium genome contains:
- a CDS encoding DUF928 domain-containing protein, with the protein product MNILSFLRLGLLWYLVSLPTALLWAAPPNVVLSRALHFSSPDGTPITIEPGKYFIEQAGPSTMRVIPEGDKPGLTIQAESLTHEQYELFSPMALTRPQKNEEVLIELLLPGGIRLEARGSTKAPVEPPKIAVVSPPPLAPLTQVPEAAESVPPPVPTSPPSMQENIPATLALPTGDSSAMTKSLDTFFPYHAPQVSAQGTRVVVDEQEPGKDPLYLSVLSPDHIGLTMFEQPALFWFIAQLTSQPVDVMIMDEGNTQILLDVRMLPPIRPGIHKVDLKDYGIRLQLNTTYQLKIVLQGLNPGESHTTNGWIMRVSPSANVANLANLPSINATPTEPLLEAGLWYDAIWALSERLHTDPNDVRALTQRANLFEQVGLLPPARQDRAHLPLP
- a CDS encoding glycosyltransferase family 2 protein — protein: MEKLQDTINQKIPLVSIVIPVYNERNTIETIVGRVQKVEILKELIIVDDGSTDGTLEWLSEQFGQGAIESEGSQKEFRESCAGCSRVRVLAHQHNQGKGAALKTGFRQVRGSIVIVQDADLEYSPEDYHRLLEPVITGRTDVVYGSRFLGGWKGSWPPVSYLGNKIFTTLTNAATGLSLTDVWTGYKVFKQEVLSDISLEESGFELELELTLKVAQKNWRVTEVPISYLPRSKADGKKIRWRDGIQSIKTLYRYSHTS